One genomic window of Nicotiana sylvestris chromosome 10, ASM39365v2, whole genome shotgun sequence includes the following:
- the LOC104231816 gene encoding nodulin-related protein 2: MNFLSSLAKSAGGQSADEPKKTAGEEASTTDLFSSAKVLAEAAQSQFNKDSGKIDNKKVAAAAADVLDAAQKYGKLDETQGVGQYVEKAETYLHEYGSANPSTTTDAAAAKAPAAAPDTEETKAPAPAPAAADTEETKAPAPAPAAADTEETKPPAPAAVDTEETKPPAPADTEEPPAPAPVPAPAPEEKGEGYGQYVKMAEGFLKPGDGESAKASEGGSDYLKMAGDFLGKK; this comes from the exons ATGAATTTCCTCTCATCTTTGGCTAAGAGCGCCGGCGGTCAATCCGCCGACGAGCCTAAGAAAACCGCCGGTGAGGAAGCTTCAACTACTGACCTTTTTTCTAGTGCTAAAGTGTTAGCAGAAGCAGCTCAAAGTCAATTCAACAAAGATTCCGGCAAGATCGATAACAAAAAGGtggctgctgctgctgctgatgtTCTTGACGCTGCACAGAAATATGGAAAGTTAGATGAAACTCAAGGTGTTGGACAGTATGTTGAAAAAGCTGAAACTTATCTCCACGAGTACGGTTCTGCTAACCCATCCACCACCACCGATGCCGCCGCTGCAAAGGCTCCGGCAGCCGCACCAGATACCGAAGAAACAAAGGCACCGGCACCGGCTCCGGCGGCAGCAGATACTGAAGAAACAAAGGCACCGGCACCGGCTCCTGCGGCAGCAGATACTGAAGAAACAAAGCCACCGGCACCGGCGGCAGTAGATACTGAAGAAACAAAGCCGCCGGCACCGGCAG ATACCGAAGAACCACCGGCACCGGCACCAGTACCGGCACCGGCACCGGAAGAGAAGGGAGAAGGGTATGGGCAATACGTGAAAATGGCCGAAGGATTTCTGAAACCAGGAGATGGTGAATCGGCGAAAGCATCTGAAGGAGGATCAGATTATCTTAAGATGGCCGGTGACTTCTTAGGCAAGAAGTGA